In Xenorhabdus ishibashii, the following are encoded in one genomic region:
- a CDS encoding DUF2169 family type VI secretion system accessory protein, translated as MKIIKPLRLSVLYRPYRWLQRNHLGISIMALADMGATPRLRPEIELWQLAENELQTCNGIIDLAIPKPCAEFLATGYVYTHHQADKTTCAARIQIGQLDKTLVAFGDRYWIDDSPSKPQPFAQMRLDWSRAFGGKGCDENPHGIGFIPEELDNGLKIHRLPNIEALHHRLMSQQQLTSQQGAPIPASFCPLDFIWPRRFTRIGKKYDKAWLENEFPGFANDIDWRIFNAASEDQWWDKNTTLPEKAAWRIWNMHPEQPVQEGILPAWNARCFIKRLRLDEEIFEEVVMRNTTVWFFPHLEQMILVWHGSAQINEDDAKDVLQMISALELSDNPRPQEHYLHVLEQRLDKEKGVLYTFREKDLIAEEMISPWLDTEQPENSSPLQQNLQNREKRLREQQQERLSEYGYDINTILPVDTEQPPPFPKLDELPEFMEKIEQYATEKKAEAELQKENAIALAKEQGIDIEKTTVKSEPKGPENLHQIRDMLQKHQIGFNDKELAQIEQTVHSMYLSSVQTQSPALRLTGSLSQIIRKRVQKIMLQGGNFTGMDFTGADLSGMDLRGANFTRTLLESACLNHCQLDEANFNEAMLARTEICNASLRGAKLDHASLSLAKCEQSDFSSASFTETQLQETRFDHCHFDHAIFTELLLRKIFITRCQFQYSQWKNCIFMELELPALKLSHANLNKVSFIKCKLKQATFDYAELESCSWVETEANGIRFHSAKLLTCAFAMNSELNQADFSHATLTECNLRQMPLVKAKFYATTLNNTDLSESNCQSVDMQYLNAENSLFIRTDFRSALLNNANLMSAFMQKCNFNNADLQEANLFRTDISQSIVSDSTSITNAYIKRTKTLPKRDKDVI; from the coding sequence ATGAAAATCATCAAACCGTTGCGCCTGAGTGTACTTTATCGACCTTATCGTTGGTTACAAAGAAACCACCTCGGAATTTCCATTATGGCACTAGCAGATATGGGAGCAACTCCACGCTTACGCCCGGAAATAGAGCTTTGGCAACTGGCAGAAAATGAGTTGCAAACCTGTAATGGCATTATTGATCTCGCTATACCGAAACCTTGTGCTGAATTTTTAGCCACAGGATATGTCTATACCCACCATCAAGCTGATAAAACCACCTGTGCTGCGCGTATTCAGATTGGGCAGTTGGATAAGACATTAGTGGCTTTCGGTGATCGCTATTGGATAGATGATTCTCCTTCAAAACCTCAACCTTTTGCGCAAATGCGATTAGATTGGAGTCGAGCGTTTGGGGGGAAAGGTTGTGACGAAAACCCTCACGGAATCGGTTTCATCCCAGAAGAATTGGATAACGGATTAAAAATTCATCGTCTGCCTAATATTGAAGCCCTGCATCATCGCTTAATGTCACAACAGCAATTGACGTCACAGCAGGGAGCGCCCATTCCGGCCAGTTTTTGCCCTTTAGATTTTATATGGCCACGCCGTTTTACCCGTATTGGGAAAAAATACGACAAGGCCTGGCTGGAAAATGAATTTCCCGGTTTTGCCAATGACATTGACTGGCGGATATTTAATGCTGCCTCCGAAGATCAATGGTGGGACAAAAATACTACTCTGCCAGAGAAAGCAGCGTGGCGCATTTGGAATATGCATCCGGAACAACCTGTTCAGGAAGGTATTTTACCCGCATGGAACGCACGTTGCTTTATCAAACGGTTGCGTCTTGATGAGGAAATTTTTGAAGAAGTCGTCATGCGCAATACAACTGTATGGTTTTTTCCCCACCTGGAACAAATGATCCTGGTTTGGCATGGCAGCGCACAAATTAATGAAGATGATGCCAAGGATGTCTTGCAAATGATATCGGCACTGGAATTAAGCGATAACCCTCGCCCGCAGGAACATTACCTGCATGTCCTTGAACAACGATTGGATAAAGAAAAAGGCGTTCTATACACTTTTCGGGAAAAAGATCTTATCGCCGAAGAGATGATTAGCCCGTGGCTGGATACAGAACAACCAGAAAATAGCTCACCATTGCAACAAAATTTGCAAAATCGTGAAAAACGCCTGCGTGAACAGCAACAAGAACGCTTGTCTGAGTATGGCTACGATATCAATACAATATTGCCAGTTGATACAGAACAACCTCCTCCTTTTCCAAAACTGGATGAATTACCGGAGTTCATGGAAAAAATCGAACAATATGCCACCGAAAAAAAGGCAGAAGCTGAATTACAGAAAGAAAACGCAATTGCTTTAGCCAAAGAACAAGGCATTGATATTGAAAAAACAACGGTAAAGTCAGAACCCAAAGGGCCAGAAAACCTGCATCAGATACGGGATATGTTGCAAAAGCACCAAATAGGCTTCAATGATAAAGAGCTGGCACAAATCGAGCAAACAGTACACTCGATGTATTTATCTTCAGTACAGACACAAAGCCCTGCCCTGCGCTTAACAGGCAGCCTGTCACAGATCATTCGCAAAAGAGTACAAAAAATCATGCTACAAGGGGGAAATTTCACTGGCATGGATTTTACTGGCGCAGATTTGTCTGGCATGGATCTACGGGGAGCTAATTTCACTCGCACCTTATTGGAAAGCGCATGTTTAAACCATTGCCAGCTAGACGAAGCAAATTTCAACGAAGCCATGCTGGCGAGGACTGAAATTTGTAACGCTTCATTACGTGGAGCCAAATTAGATCATGCCAGCTTGTCGCTGGCTAAATGTGAACAAAGTGATTTTTCTTCAGCAAGTTTCACTGAAACCCAACTGCAAGAAACTCGATTTGACCATTGTCACTTTGACCATGCCATATTTACAGAACTACTCCTGCGAAAAATATTTATTACGCGTTGCCAATTCCAATATTCACAGTGGAAAAACTGTATATTTATGGAACTTGAACTTCCTGCTCTTAAGCTCAGCCACGCAAACCTGAATAAAGTTTCATTTATTAAGTGCAAGCTAAAACAAGCAACTTTTGATTATGCAGAACTGGAAAGCTGTTCATGGGTGGAAACTGAAGCAAACGGTATCCGGTTTCATTCAGCCAAGTTGCTGACCTGCGCATTTGCTATGAACAGTGAGCTTAATCAAGCCGATTTCAGCCATGCAACATTGACAGAATGTAACTTGCGCCAAATGCCTTTGGTCAAGGCGAAATTCTATGCCACAACCTTGAATAACACCGATCTCAGTGAATCCAACTGCCAGTCGGTTGATATGCAGTACCTTAATGCAGAAAACAGCCTGTTTATTAGGACAGATTTCCGGAGTGCCTTACTGAATAATGCCAACCTGATGAGCGCATTTATGCAGAAATGTAACTTTAATAATGCAGACTTACAGGAAGCTAATCTATTTCGTACTGATATATCCCAATCAATTGTCAGCGATTCAACCTCAATCACAAATGCTTATATCAAGCGTACCAAGACCTTGCCCAAACGAGATAAGGATGTGATATGA
- a CDS encoding type VI secretion system Vgr family protein, whose product MERQFIAHVSLPDNTLYFKSLRGIERLSEAYQFEIELLSEKRLSNPISLHKTTLTVEIKNKSAQTRYLSGYIDKISYSPFYKHNDRLYLYTVTVRPKLWELKQNIGYSIWQDKTAPDIITEVLNKANILFENQLVEKYRTWEYCVKHNEADFDFIHRLMEHEGIYYYFKHEMENHTMILVDAPQSHEPMPGYKNIYYINKGDSPRAHIKEYLYNWNVSSITVPNTYSLDDYDFRKPRAELYTATQTPISSIDNTEIFIWPGRYVENKQGQFYARVRQQATEAKSELINSKGNVLGIAPGHTFTLSLPNDIKGDDHGDYLIIGTHYFLYEKPYIASSSDNAFDTVIDKVFNTLTGDLFSSDSDKNKNTIQFEAIPASTHWKPLAVTPWPKVTGLETAVVTGPKDKQIWTDKYGRIKVKFRWDKDCKKDDTRSCWMRVASHWAGWRYGSICVPRVGEEVVISFVNGDPDKPLVIGSTYNNENMPPWELPKYETRVGIMSNTKEGKHDQANYLFLDDEPDKELFDLHAERDMNISVEKDKKVTINGNRTTEIKKQQKDAVTGDADFTYKANHETTIQGKDTLKINDGQQETIKNGRKTEINGGDTYTLKGNLNAKIDGNWEQNITGMTTISSPSFITIKSDTKTENSNTNISNSSLHILN is encoded by the coding sequence ATGGAAAGACAGTTTATCGCACATGTCTCATTACCCGATAATACCTTATATTTCAAATCCCTTAGAGGAATAGAGAGATTATCTGAGGCCTACCAGTTTGAGATTGAATTATTGAGTGAAAAGAGGTTATCAAATCCAATATCGCTACATAAAACGACACTCACTGTAGAAATAAAAAATAAATCAGCACAAACAAGATACTTAAGTGGTTATATAGACAAAATATCCTATTCCCCATTCTATAAACATAATGACAGACTTTATTTATATACGGTCACTGTCAGACCTAAGTTGTGGGAATTAAAGCAAAATATTGGTTATAGCATATGGCAAGATAAGACTGCACCCGATATTATCACCGAAGTACTAAACAAGGCTAACATTCTGTTTGAAAATCAGCTTGTTGAGAAATATCGCACATGGGAATATTGCGTCAAGCATAATGAAGCTGATTTCGATTTTATCCATCGCCTGATGGAACATGAAGGAATTTACTATTATTTCAAACATGAAATGGAAAACCATACCATGATCCTGGTTGACGCACCTCAATCACATGAGCCAATGCCCGGATATAAAAATATTTACTATATCAACAAGGGTGATTCACCGAGAGCACACATCAAAGAATACCTCTATAATTGGAATGTCTCCAGTATCACTGTACCAAATACTTACAGCCTTGATGACTACGACTTCCGTAAACCACGGGCTGAACTATATACAGCTACCCAGACCCCAATCAGCTCCATTGATAACACAGAAATATTCATTTGGCCTGGGCGCTATGTAGAAAATAAACAAGGGCAATTTTATGCCCGAGTTCGCCAGCAAGCTACCGAAGCAAAAAGTGAGCTGATTAATAGCAAAGGAAATGTGCTGGGGATAGCTCCAGGACATACTTTCACACTATCACTACCCAATGACATCAAAGGCGATGATCATGGTGACTATTTAATTATAGGCACACACTACTTTCTCTATGAAAAACCTTACATAGCCAGTTCTTCTGACAATGCTTTTGATACCGTTATTGACAAAGTTTTTAATACGCTCACTGGCGATCTTTTTAGTTCAGATTCAGACAAAAACAAAAACACGATTCAATTTGAGGCAATTCCTGCCAGTACTCATTGGAAACCGCTGGCAGTGACGCCGTGGCCAAAAGTGACGGGTCTTGAAACTGCTGTCGTTACCGGTCCCAAAGATAAACAAATATGGACTGATAAATACGGCCGTATAAAAGTGAAATTCCGTTGGGATAAGGATTGCAAAAAAGATGATACCCGCTCTTGCTGGATGCGTGTTGCGAGCCATTGGGCTGGTTGGCGTTATGGCAGTATATGCGTCCCTCGGGTGGGCGAAGAAGTGGTTATCAGTTTCGTCAATGGTGATCCTGATAAACCTTTAGTGATTGGCAGCACTTATAACAATGAGAATATGCCTCCGTGGGAGCTACCTAAATATGAAACCCGCGTCGGTATTATGTCGAATACCAAAGAAGGTAAGCATGATCAGGCAAATTATCTCTTTTTAGATGATGAACCGGATAAGGAATTATTTGATCTGCATGCAGAACGGGACATGAATATTTCGGTGGAAAAAGATAAAAAAGTCACTATTAATGGCAACCGTACGACTGAAATAAAAAAACAGCAAAAAGACGCTGTGACTGGAGATGCTGACTTCACCTATAAGGCAAACCATGAAACAACCATTCAAGGCAAAGATACATTAAAGATCAACGACGGTCAGCAAGAAACCATCAAAAATGGACGAAAAACCGAGATTAATGGTGGCGATACTTATACCCTTAAGGGGAATTTAAACGCAAAAATTGATGGAAATTGGGAGCAGAATATTACAGGAATGACGACAATCTCAAGCCCCAGCTTCATTACGATAAAAAGCGATACCAAAACTGAGAATTCAAACACCAATATTTCAAATAGCAGCTTACATATTCTCAACTAA
- the argS gene encoding arginine--tRNA ligase has product MNIQAILSEKISHALIAAGAPADSEAHVRQSAKAQFGDYQANGVMAAAKKVGMPPRQLAEKVVSLLDLQGIASKVEIAGPGFINIFLDKTWIAANIETALKDEKLGITPVEPQTIVIDYSAPNVAKQMHIGHIRSTIIGDAAARTLEFLGHKIIRANHVGDWGTQFGMLIAYLEKIQNEDASDMALADLEAFYREAKKTYDEDEEFAVRARSYVVKLQGGDEYCRTMWRKLVDITMSQNQETYDRLNVTLTKKDVMGESLYNDMLPSVVADLKQRGLAVESDGAIVVYLDEYKNKEGEPMGVIIQKKDGGYLYTTTDIACAKYRHEVLHADRVLYYIDSRQHQHLMQAWTIVRKAGYIPESMSLEHHMFGMMLGKDGKPFKTRAGGTVRLSDLLDEAIERADALIRGKNPDMPEDELKKVVNAVGIGAVKYADLSKSRTTDYVFDWDNMLAFEGNTAPYMQYAYTRVNSIFKRAKTDESSLTHPVLLNEEREQALATRLLQFEETITTVAREGTPHVMCAYLYDLAGLFSGFYEHCPILNADSEELRQSRLKLALLTAKTLKQGLDTLGIETVERM; this is encoded by the coding sequence GTGAATATTCAAGCCATTCTTTCAGAAAAAATTAGCCATGCGCTGATTGCTGCTGGTGCTCCAGCCGACAGTGAAGCCCACGTTCGTCAATCTGCAAAAGCTCAGTTTGGTGACTACCAGGCGAATGGTGTCATGGCGGCAGCGAAAAAAGTGGGCATGCCCCCCCGACAATTGGCAGAAAAAGTCGTCAGTTTGCTGGATCTGCAAGGAATTGCCAGCAAAGTTGAGATTGCAGGCCCTGGTTTTATCAATATTTTTCTGGATAAAACGTGGATTGCTGCCAATATTGAAACTGCGCTGAAAGATGAAAAATTGGGTATCACTCCGGTAGAGCCACAAACCATCGTGATCGACTATTCTGCGCCGAATGTGGCCAAACAAATGCATATTGGGCACATTCGTTCCACGATTATTGGTGATGCTGCCGCACGTACTCTTGAGTTTTTGGGACACAAAATCATCCGAGCCAACCACGTTGGTGACTGGGGTACTCAGTTCGGGATGCTAATTGCCTATCTGGAAAAAATCCAGAACGAAGATGCCAGTGACATGGCATTGGCCGATTTGGAAGCCTTCTATCGTGAAGCGAAGAAAACTTACGACGAAGATGAAGAGTTTGCTGTTCGTGCCCGTAGTTACGTAGTAAAACTGCAAGGTGGTGATGAATATTGCCGTACCATGTGGCGCAAACTGGTTGATATCACTATGTCACAAAATCAGGAAACCTATGATCGCCTGAATGTGACGCTGACGAAAAAAGATGTTATGGGTGAAAGCCTGTATAACGATATGCTGCCTAGTGTTGTTGCCGATCTGAAACAACGTGGGCTTGCCGTTGAGAGTGATGGCGCTATCGTGGTTTACCTTGATGAATATAAAAACAAAGAAGGCGAACCAATGGGTGTCATCATCCAGAAAAAAGATGGGGGTTATCTATATACCACCACCGATATCGCCTGTGCCAAGTATCGTCATGAAGTCTTGCACGCTGACCGCGTTCTTTACTACATCGATTCACGCCAACACCAGCACCTGATGCAAGCCTGGACAATAGTGCGCAAGGCAGGTTACATTCCTGAATCCATGTCACTTGAACACCATATGTTCGGCATGATGTTGGGTAAAGATGGCAAGCCATTCAAAACTCGCGCAGGTGGCACAGTAAGACTGTCTGATTTGCTGGACGAGGCCATTGAACGGGCAGATGCCTTGATCCGCGGGAAAAACCCAGATATGCCGGAGGACGAACTGAAAAAAGTTGTCAACGCTGTAGGTATTGGCGCGGTGAAATATGCGGATCTTTCCAAAAGCCGGACTACCGACTACGTATTTGACTGGGATAATATGCTCGCCTTTGAAGGTAATACCGCTCCTTATATGCAATATGCTTATACCCGTGTCAATTCTATCTTCAAGCGTGCAAAAACCGATGAAAGCAGTCTGACACACCCCGTTCTTCTGAATGAAGAACGTGAACAAGCCTTAGCGACACGCCTGTTGCAATTTGAAGAAACTATCACAACGGTTGCCCGTGAAGGCACTCCTCACGTGATGTGTGCTTACCTCTATGATCTGGCCGGCCTGTTCTCTGGTTTCTACGAACATTGCCCAATCCTGAATGCGGATAGCGAAGAACTGCGCCAGAGCCGCCTGAAACTGGCTTTGCTGACGGCAAAAACTTTGAAGCAAGGTCTTGATACCTTGGGTATCGAGACAGTAGAACGGATGTAA
- a CDS encoding type VI secretion system Vgr family protein, producing MKRQFIAHTSLPDNSLLFKSLIGRERLSEAYEFEVELLSKKRLSNPISLHNKILTVEIKNKSAPTRYLSGYIEKISYAPFYKYDDRLYLYTAIVRPKLWELKQRFGYSIWQDKTVPDIITEILSKAGILFDNQLIEKYRKWEYCVKHNESDFDFIHRLMEHEGIYYYFKHDMGNHTMILVDAPQSHEPMPEYETIKYFSTGHSLKEHLTEYLYSWNVSSITIPNTYSLDDYDFRKPRAELHTAVQTPSSSIDNSEIFICPGRYVESEQGQFYARVRQQAAEAKSELVGGKGNVLGMAPGHTFTLSLPSGIKGDDHGDYLIIGTQYFLYEKPYVTDSTGKVLNTVTNDLSNSDTNKNTIQFEAIPASTHWKPLAVTPWPKVTGLETAVVTGPKDKQIWTDEYGRIKVKFRWDKDSKKDDTRSCWVRVATYWAGWRYGSLCVPRVGEEVVISFVNGDPDKPLVIGSTYNQENKPPWELPKHETRVGIMSNTKGGKHEQANYLFLDDEPNNESFDLHAERDMNISVEKDKKVTIGGEWVQKITGETNISSSKTITIKSDTHVNIDTPTTFVNNKYSCINTTPFNMNVNGANVSVNGANLSLNGANESINLANVSSNGINISGNGINISGNGVNCSRNQIEIKRKDISIETSGVVLISSRILHIN from the coding sequence ATGAAAAGACAGTTTATCGCACATACCTCACTGCCTGATAATTCTTTGCTTTTCAAATCATTGATAGGGAGAGAAAGATTATCTGAAGCCTACGAGTTTGAAGTTGAATTATTAAGTAAGAAAAGATTATCAAACCCAATATCTCTGCATAATAAGATACTCACTGTAGAGATAAAAAATAAGTCAGCACCAACAAGATACTTAAGTGGTTATATAGAAAAAATATCTTACGCACCATTCTATAAATATGATGATAGACTTTATTTATATACTGCTATTGTCAGACCTAAACTGTGGGAATTAAAACAAAGATTTGGTTATAGTATTTGGCAAGATAAGACTGTACCCGATATCATCACTGAGATATTGAGTAAGGCTGGTATTCTGTTTGACAATCAACTCATTGAAAAATATCGCAAATGGGAATACTGCGTCAAACATAATGAAAGTGATTTCGATTTTATTCATCGTCTGATGGAACATGAGGGAATTTATTATTATTTTAAACATGATATGGGAAACCATACCATGATTTTGGTTGACGCCCCCCAATCACATGAACCCATGCCTGAATATGAAACAATTAAATATTTCAGCACAGGTCATTCACTGAAAGAACACCTTACAGAGTATCTCTATAGTTGGAATGTCTCTAGTATCACCATACCGAATACCTACAGCCTTGATGACTACGACTTCCGTAAGCCACGGGCTGAATTACATACGGCTGTTCAAACCCCAAGTAGCTCTATTGATAACTCAGAGATATTCATTTGTCCCGGGCGCTATGTAGAAAGTGAACAAGGACAATTTTATGCTCGCGTTCGTCAGCAAGCTGCCGAAGCAAAAAGTGAGCTGGTTGGAGGCAAAGGAAATGTATTAGGAATGGCTCCAGGGCACACTTTTACCCTATCACTCCCCAGTGGCATCAAAGGTGATGATCATGGAGACTATTTAATTATAGGTACGCAATACTTTCTTTATGAAAAACCTTATGTCACCGATTCTACTGGCAAGGTTCTTAATACTGTCACCAACGACCTCTCAAATTCAGATACAAACAAAAACACCATTCAATTTGAGGCAATTCCTGCCAGCACTCATTGGAAACCACTTGCTGTGACCCCGTGGCCAAAAGTAACGGGCCTTGAAACCGCCGTTGTCACTGGTCCTAAAGATAAGCAGATATGGACTGACGAATACGGTCGTATAAAAGTGAAGTTTCGTTGGGATAAAGACAGTAAAAAAGATGATACCCGCTCTTGCTGGGTGCGTGTTGCGACTTATTGGGCAGGTTGGCGTTATGGTAGTCTGTGTGTCCCTCGTGTGGGCGAAGAAGTGGTTATCAGTTTCGTCAACGGTGATCCTGATAAACCTTTAGTCATCGGCAGTACTTATAACCAAGAGAATAAGCCCCCGTGGGAGCTGCCCAAACATGAAACTCGTGTCGGTATTATGTCAAATACCAAGGGAGGTAAGCATGAACAGGCAAACTATCTTTTTTTAGATGATGAACCCAATAATGAATCGTTTGATCTACATGCAGAACGTGACATGAATATTTCGGTGGAAAAAGATAAAAAAGTCACTATTGGCGGGGAGTGGGTACAAAAGATTACAGGCGAAACAAATATCTCAAGTTCTAAAACCATTACTATAAAAAGTGATACTCATGTAAATATCGATACTCCAACAACTTTCGTGAATAATAAATATAGTTGCATTAATACGACGCCATTTAATATGAACGTAAATGGAGCAAATGTAAGCGTTAATGGAGCAAATTTAAGCCTTAATGGAGCAAATGAAAGCATTAATTTAGCAAATGTAAGCAGTAATGGAATAAATATCAGCGGTAATGGAATAAATATCAGCGGTAATGGAGTAAACTGTAGCCGTAATCAAATAGAAATAAAAAGAAAAGATATATCTATCGAGACATCGGGTGTAGTCTTAATCAGTAGCAGAATTTTACACATTAACTAA
- the murJ gene encoding murein biosynthesis integral membrane protein MurJ, with protein MNLLKSLAAVSSMTMFSRVLGFIRDAIIARIFGAGVASDAFFVAFKLPNLLRRIFAEGAFSQAFVPILAEYKNQQGDEATRTFIAYISGMLTLILAIVTVIGVMAAPWIIYVTAPGFTDTPDKFTLTRDLLKITFPYIFLISLASLAGAVLNTWNRFSVPAFAPTLLNISMIIFSLFVAPYCNPPVMALGWAVIAGGILQLAYQLPHLKKIGMLVLPRISFRDSGVWRVIRQMGPAILGVSVSQISLIINTIFASFLVSGSVSWMYYADRLMELPSGVLGVALGTILLPSLAKSFSTGDHLEYRRLMDWGLRLCFLLALPCAVALGILAKPLTVSLFQYGNFSAFDAEMTQRALIAYCFGLMGLIVVKVLAPGFYARQDIKTPVKIAIATLILTQLMNLAFIGPLKHAGLALSIGLAACFNASMLYWQLRKREIFKPLAGWGVFLLKLAIALAVMVGVLLTILWLMPDWEQGNMAWRLLRLMGVVIAGAGSYFAALALMGFRLKDFSQRGL; from the coding sequence ATGAATTTACTGAAATCACTGGCAGCGGTCAGCTCAATGACGATGTTCTCTCGCGTTCTGGGCTTTATTCGTGATGCTATCATTGCTCGTATATTTGGTGCGGGGGTGGCGAGTGATGCCTTTTTCGTTGCCTTCAAACTCCCTAACTTGCTGCGCCGTATTTTTGCTGAGGGCGCTTTTTCACAAGCGTTTGTTCCTATACTTGCTGAGTATAAAAATCAGCAGGGGGATGAAGCGACCCGCACCTTTATTGCTTATATATCAGGGATGTTGACGCTGATTTTGGCGATAGTCACAGTGATAGGGGTAATGGCCGCACCCTGGATAATCTATGTTACGGCTCCGGGTTTTACAGATACACCGGATAAATTCACTTTAACCCGTGATCTACTCAAAATTACCTTCCCTTACATTTTCTTGATATCTCTGGCTTCGTTAGCGGGAGCGGTTCTCAATACGTGGAATCGCTTTTCTGTGCCCGCTTTTGCACCCACATTGCTTAATATCAGCATGATTATTTTTTCGCTGTTTGTGGCACCTTACTGTAACCCGCCTGTAATGGCATTAGGTTGGGCAGTGATCGCTGGTGGTATTTTGCAATTGGCTTATCAGCTTCCTCATCTGAAAAAAATAGGCATGCTGGTATTGCCACGCATTTCCTTTCGTGACAGCGGGGTATGGCGTGTTATTCGGCAAATGGGACCCGCTATTTTAGGGGTTTCAGTCAGCCAGATTTCACTGATTATCAACACTATTTTTGCTTCATTTCTTGTGTCTGGATCGGTTTCTTGGATGTATTACGCCGATCGTTTAATGGAATTACCTTCGGGAGTGCTGGGAGTAGCGTTAGGCACGATCCTGCTGCCTTCACTGGCAAAAAGTTTTTCCACTGGGGATCACCTGGAATATAGAAGGTTAATGGATTGGGGATTGCGCCTTTGCTTTTTGCTGGCTTTACCTTGCGCGGTGGCGTTGGGCATTCTGGCAAAACCCCTGACAGTGTCACTTTTTCAATACGGCAATTTTTCTGCCTTTGATGCAGAGATGACGCAACGGGCGTTAATCGCTTACTGTTTTGGTTTAATGGGATTGATTGTCGTTAAAGTTCTCGCTCCGGGTTTTTACGCTCGTCAGGATATTAAAACGCCGGTTAAGATTGCGATTGCGACTTTGATTTTGACTCAGTTAATGAATCTTGCCTTTATTGGCCCATTGAAACATGCGGGATTGGCGCTTTCTATCGGTCTGGCTGCTTGTTTCAATGCCAGCATGCTTTATTGGCAATTGCGTAAGCGTGAGATTTTTAAGCCATTGGCCGGATGGGGCGTTTTCCTGCTGAAACTGGCAATAGCGCTTGCGGTCATGGTTGGGGTATTACTGACAATATTGTGGCTTATGCCGGATTGGGAGCAGGGCAATATGGCATGGCGCTTGCTACGGTTAATGGGCGTTGTGATTGCGGGGGCGGGTAGCTATTTTGCTGCACTGGCTTTAATGGGATTCAGATTAAAAGATTTTTCCCAACGGGGATTGTAG
- a CDS encoding pentapeptide repeat-containing protein, with protein sequence MSSLTADELADKIKQGEIIEKISLQNISLTGRDLSGGIFKEVDFSGADFSRTLIKETCFIECQAQEAIFDSAILEQNTFEQCNLRLAVFNKSTLTDNVFHQSVLEKTQFTATKQKNTQFASCSLQYADFSHSDFERTTFLTSSMDQTRFSHAHFFLVTFFQQNLRTSDFSASEFNKTVFFECDLRKQNFHKQTLKMCQFMNSQLESVNFNHAILTNCNFKGAILKDALLSNVNATQALFTEADLTRASCKNSLFEQALFIGASLESADFRHSNLALAVMHKVQAMNARFTGCNMPYTDFSYANVNNSDFRAAQFMRTLFHRAQQIGTLFSDRQGILENDPELFAAEEWNIQHNKISSGESK encoded by the coding sequence ATGAGTTCACTGACAGCCGATGAATTAGCAGACAAAATTAAGCAAGGTGAGATCATTGAAAAAATCAGTTTGCAGAATATTTCCCTGACCGGACGTGACTTATCCGGGGGAATCTTTAAAGAAGTTGATTTTTCAGGCGCTGATTTTTCTCGTACTTTAATAAAAGAAACCTGTTTTATCGAGTGTCAGGCACAAGAAGCCATTTTCGACTCGGCGATACTTGAGCAGAACACGTTTGAACAGTGCAATCTGAGGCTTGCAGTCTTTAATAAAAGCACACTGACAGACAATGTATTCCATCAATCTGTTTTGGAAAAAACCCAATTTACAGCGACAAAACAGAAGAATACCCAATTCGCATCTTGTTCATTGCAATATGCTGACTTCAGCCACAGTGACTTTGAACGAACCACATTTCTTACGTCATCAATGGATCAAACAAGATTTAGCCACGCTCATTTCTTTTTGGTCACTTTTTTTCAGCAGAATTTACGAACAAGCGATTTTTCTGCCAGTGAATTTAATAAAACCGTTTTTTTTGAATGCGATCTGCGTAAGCAAAATTTCCATAAACAAACCCTTAAAATGTGTCAGTTTATGAACAGCCAACTTGAATCCGTCAATTTTAATCATGCCATACTGACTAATTGCAATTTCAAAGGAGCCATTTTAAAAGACGCCTTACTATCAAATGTCAATGCAACCCAGGCATTATTTACCGAAGCAGATTTAACCCGAGCCAGTTGCAAAAACAGCCTGTTTGAACAAGCCCTTTTTATTGGTGCATCCCTTGAATCTGCCGATTTTCGGCACAGTAATCTGGCATTGGCAGTTATGCACAAAGTACAGGCAATGAATGCACGATTCACCGGTTGTAATATGCCTTACACGGATTTTTCCTATGCAAACGTCAACAATAGTGATTTTCGTGCTGCTCAATTTATGAGAACACTTTTTCATCGTGCTCAACAAATTGGAACATTATTTTCTGACCGCCAAGGTATTCTGGAAAATGATCCTGAACTATTTGCCGCTGAAGAGTGGAATATACAACATAACAAGATTTCATCAGGAGAATCAAAATGA